ctcttcttttacaTCTCATGTATAATCAATTTGTATCCAAAATACATCTTCTCACAGTCCACTGATCTCAACTGACCCCTCGTGTCACTGTACAGCAGCATTAGTAGCCTACGCAGCTTGGTATGTCCTCGGTGTGTCACATTCCAAAAACAAAATTCCCTGCTTGCATAAGGTAATCTGAGAATGAAATACAAGCAAGGCAGGTTCTATATCCTGTCTACATACTTCATATCTTCACGCTCTGATCATCTAGAAGATTAGAGGTGTGGTCTGGATTCTTTTGTAAAGCCAAATCAACATACATGCAGCGTTATCACTAAACATGTCAGGAGCTTTACCCTCACACATTTGAAGAGAAATCACTGTGAGATTGTAGTGGTATCAGAAGATGAAGTAATGTTGTGTTATTGATTAGCTGATCATCCATTCAGTTGTTCTATTATACCTGTttaaaccactttttttttataggggTTACAATAAATAGGAAGAAGGTTGTCACAGCACTAATAAAGGTTCCTCCccccgacccccccccccccccccacacccccacccctcgTGTTAATGGCCTTCAGTAATGTGTAGTGAACTTCCTGGAATGTTTTGCGTACACCAACAATGCCCAAAAGGTGAATGTTAATATGGAGCAGAATCCTCCTTCTTTCACAACACAACTCTTGATTTTTGACAGTGCAACACTTAAGCCAGtattataaaacatttgaagatTAGCGgtgacatttgacattttgtctGATATTTACGAGTATATTTTGGGGCATTAGAGCTCAGCACTTTGAAATGTAGGAAACACAGGACAAACTATGGGACAAATTCAGCCTCATTAATAAATACTGCATCGCTGCAAATGgggaaaagaaatgcaaaaaccACCAGTGTAATGCTACTGTGCTTTTTATTGTTTGCATTAAACTTAATATGCACAGTTATTACGTGACCTCTGTCTGTCATACTTAAGAATAGCATTTTGGAGTAGCGACACAAGTTTCTGGGCATAGCCGTACATTTAAAAGTGGGGAAACAACAACTTTCattaacaataaacaaacaaaaaaaagcatgtatGTTACCTTATGTCATATTCATGTTATGCTTGGTACTATTTTTGTAACGTCTTCTGTAAACCTACATCATAAATACTTATGTCAGCCTAAAAAAAGATGTGCAAACGGAGTTGATGTGAGTGTACCCTCCATGACTGCACATTCCTGCTCTaacttttgaatgtatttgGAAGAGTTTAGATGAATATTTTACCCTTACTACTAATAAACAGTGATCCCATATTTTGGGGAATAATCCAAACAAATGAATGCCCCAAGGAATATGAGAACATATAGTgataccatatatatatatatatatatatatatatatgtgtgtgtgtgtgtgtgcgcgcagtgTGCGAGTGTATAGAAGAATGATACATTACCATCAACTGACATTTCCTTACACACAGATGCAACACATTTGCTTACAGCAACATCATAACTATAATATGTGCAAACCTACTTGGTAATCAAACGTGTTTCTGATTCTTTCTGATTTCAGTAAGTGTTGGCATGAGTCTCTGCAGAAAAAGACCACACAAGATCCAAACTGTATATATGCATTTGATAGGGATACAATGGGAAATCAAATAAATACCACAAAGTACATAAAGTTACTATTTAATCGCATTCGGACACATAAATATAATATTCCGGTGTTTTGAGTTGAAAGTGCCACAGGTTGTACACAGACAACCAATTCAAGATTATGTTGTTTGACTGATCTTTTGGTCGCTCATGTCTGTCGGTGACAATATATATCTTTTCAGGAACAAGGGAGAGAGCGATGAGTTGGGTGTTATTAACCCTGCCTCCATCCCGCAGTCCGGCCACTAGCATGGCTCCTCCCGCCCCCTCCTGGCACTCCGCTCCGCTCATCAATAGGGagtacatttgaataatgtgtgAGCACTTGGACTGGAGCCAATCAGCTGTCAGAGGACCGTGATAAATCGCAATGCAttattgataataataattacgTTGACATGCGCATTTCTACTTGAGGGGCTAATTTTCAAAGCCAAAGAAGTTGTCgaagaagcagagggaaatTGTTGGCAACTCTTTGCTCCTGATGGTTGCACCATGTCGAGGCGCAAGCAAGCCAAACCGCAGCACATCAACTCCGACGATCCCGGTGCGTTACAAAATGGTAAGTTTACACACAAGATATATGAGAGAGTTGGTTACTTAAAAGTCTAGCTACGCTATGCCATGTTGCAAACTATCGACATTTTATCTCGAagtttgggggggaggggggggggggggctaccTTTTACATCGTTCCCCTCGCACTTCGACCTGCTGCTGTCCGTTTGAATTGACCAGGAGTAAAACTTAGCCCCATGCATGGGAAAGCGACACATTCAGAAATGATTTTAAACACAATACAGGTGTTCCGCGAGGAGCGTTTTAAAATTTCAACACTGTACGCTTTTACTTTGTTCACATAAAGGCATACATTTCGAACTTTTTATGTGGTTTTAATGTCTAACTAATTGACCATTTTCATCCTAAATCGATTAGGCTACTTGTCCAGTAGTAGTTTCGTTGGCAAAATTGAAGTCGGCGAATCCGTTTGAACTTTTGTTTTTGGCTACATTGAAGCGTGTGTTACTAcctgttgagttttttttttgttttgttttttttgataaATTTTAGATTCATTTAGGAAGTTGTGTGGCAAAGAATGGCTGCATAGGCTGGCCATGATGTCTTTTATGTGTATCCTTTTCTATATCATTCAGATATCTCCAACTGGTCTCATTTATCATGACACGTCACTTTTGATTGGTGGCAAATATTAGTGcgtaggtatttttttttttttttttaagctttttgacTGAATTTAGATGGCTGTTGTTACAGTTGCCATTACTTGTGTTGtgaatgtaggcctactgattCCAATTTTTCCTTTTGCTGAGAATGTTGctgtatataatgtaacatacaTAGCCTATTTGGAAATGACTGTTTTTGGGTAGGATTTGTTTGGCAAGTGTGCGCCAATATTGAggtttttaaacaaatgtatgCTACCTACCTAACAACAACTGTATGAAATGTGACTCTGGAGTAAGCTGACCTAAAGGCAATAAATCCCCCCAGTTTAATGCATGACTGTTTCCTTTCGTACATATGTGGAGAGGTGGGGGATGGAGCAGTGGCCTTTTTGTGGAGACTGGGTGGGGGTGCGTTTTGGTGTTGCCATATGCAAACTCCCGTAGCTGCTGGTAGACCTCACCTTTTTTATAATTAGGAAAGTTTGGAAAGCCGCGGTGCATTCTGATTTGTATCAGTTGTTGTTTTAAGACATTAAACATTTAGTGAACCACACTGGCCCATGTATTGAATATTTAGTCTGACCTCGTGTCATGTACCCCACCAAAGGTGATCACATACAGGCCATGCGCCGTCAAGTGGTGACCTAGAGCGTTGGCTCTTTACTTTTATATCATCATCGACAACATTTGATTGGAAATAGTAGTTAATGAAATGTTCTTCAGTTACACATCGGAGTTAATATAATTATGATAAGTGGCTGTACTATAGTAGCCTACACAAATGCGTTTGGATGTGAGACCTGCATACTGTGTCCTCAGATCAGAATGTAATTCAgtttgcaacttttttttttgtgactctTCAATGCCTCCTGGTGAGCAATTAACAAGTCCCAACAGTTTCCTTAGGCAAATGCAAACAGGTGGTCTACCCCCTTTCTCTGAGGTATTAGCATTTAACAATACACCCAGTTGTGAAATGCCCTCATGGTTAGCAGACAAATTAAAATGCTCACTTGGAGCACTCATCAGGCTTTCACAGGCTGTGAAAATGCTTGACGGTAATCTACATTAGattgcacctttttttttttctttttttttttagcccatGTTTGCATAGTAAACCTAATCTGGTTTTTCATGTCTACTCTATTTAATACCAAGTGGGACATTGATATCTGCTTATAGATATTTCTTATTGTGAAACCTAGATTCCAGTTAGATTTTTAGCAAGTGATTGGTGGATTATTTCAGAAACACAGTAATTTAATGCCCATGGCTCTTTGTCTTCTGGACATTGTTCTGGGTAATGTCAAAGGTAGATGATTGCCCTCTACTGGCCCTGAAGGCACATTCAAAGTCCTTAACAGGCCAGTACAGTGACCTACAAGGAGTGGATAAAATCAAAAGAACATTTAACATAAGCTCCACAAAATATCTTGCAAGGCTGTTGTGCTGCATTTCAAAATATTGCATGGGGGATCTTGTTCTTTTATTAATGtaatttttgtcttattttgacACGTTAATAGTATTTTGTACAGTACATTgttaaaatctgtttttattctaaTTTTTGATTACTCGTATTGGTCAGATATTGTCATAACTGTATGAAcagctttaattaaaatgttgtattCTCTTGTTTTTAGGGATTCTTCAAGACGATCAAGCCAAGGAGACTGGAAATGATGTGAAGAAGCTCAGAATGGACGAGACCAAGGTCTGCAACAAGTGTTGTGCCGAGTTCTTTGATGAAGCCGAATTTCTCGAGCATGAGAAAAAGTGCACTAAAAGTCAGCAAGTGGTCATCATGAAAGATGGAGATGGCAATGAAGTGCCTGAGGATTATTCACAAGGCTCTCCTGATGGGCTTTTGAGTGACCAGGATGATAGCCAGTCCAGCAGTCATTCCCTATCAAATGGCAATACGGACAACCTGGAAAGAACAGAGGAAGGGTCCAGCATGAATGCAGAGGACTCGGGACAGCAGGATCAGACAGAGATTCCTGTGAGCCCCGAGATGACTTTCCATTCCTCACAGAAAATGCAAGATTCAAATGTCACTCTTGAAACCATTGCAGACACTAAAGTGGCCGTCTCCCAAAACTATTCAAACAATAGGTCTCTGACCTCATCGCAGGATGCGATACAGACCATCCCGATGATCTTGGAACAGTTGGTGTGCCTCCAGCAACAGCAGCTACAGCAAATCCAGCTCACAGAACAGATACGAATCCAAGTAGCCATGATGACTCCACAAGGTTTCCAGTCATCAGTAGGGGCAGTAATGGACCCTCTGAAAGCCCTCGGTGCACATCTCTCGCAACAGCTgtctgctgcagcagctctgATAGGAAAAAGGACCGGCAGTCAGAGCCTTTCTATGGAGACGATGAAGCAAGGTAAACTACCTCTGCCCACGAGCATCCCAACCTCTCTACCTGGAGGACTGGGAGCTATGGCCTCTAAAACGGACATTTTGAAGGGTATTCCAGATCTGGCTAGCCGTTTACCAGCACAACTGCCACAGTCATCGGGTGTCATGGGTTTCACGAGCACCTTCAACAGCATCCAAGCAGGGATTGAGTCCTCCAAAAAAGTCAAGGCGAAGATGCTGAACCCCCCACCAGAAATAAAGAACGGTGAATCGTTATACAAGCACAAGTGTAAGTACTGCGGAAAGAGCTTCGGCAATGACAGCGCTCTCCAGATTCACTTGCGTTCTCACACCGGCGAGAGGCCCTTCAAGTGTAACATTTGCGGAAACCGCTTCACAACCAAAGGAAACCTCAAAGTGCATTTCCAGAGGCACAGGGACAAGTATCCTTACATCGGCATGAACCCACATCCTGTGCCAGAGCACCTTGACAACATCCCCACCAGCAGCGGCATTCCCTTTGGCATGTCCGTGCCCATGGACGAGTCAAATATGACCGACGTTGCGCCTATGCCAGGTCCGCCTGCTGTTAGCTTCCACCCGTCACCCTCGCCAGGATTCAAGACATTTGACAGCTTTGCAGGGGACCAATTTTCCCACAGATCCTTGCCGTCGACAAGTGATGGCTCCCCATCCGTTTCCTCTAATGTGTTTGGCCAAGAGACCGGAGCGGATCAGAATCAGAAGGATACTAAAGAACTGCTTGGAGCACTGCATCATATGAACGGTACTTCCCTCGTAGGAGAACAAAGCTCTGGAACGGCAAAACTTCAGCAGATGGTGGATGGCCTGGAAAAGAGGACCAGTGACCCAAACGAGTGCGTTATCTGCCATAGGGTGCTCAGTTGCCAGAGCTCACTCAAAATGCATTACCGCACACACACCGGCGAGAGGCCCTACAAGTGCAAAATCTGTGGCCGCGCCTTCTCCACCAAGGGTAACCTCAAGGCCCATTACGGAGTGCACAGGGCTAACACTCCTCTTAAAATGCAGCACTCGTGTCCCATCTGCCAGAAGAAGTTCACCAACGCTGTGGTTCTGCAGCAGCACATTCGTATGCACATGG
This genomic interval from Sander vitreus isolate 19-12246 chromosome 7, sanVit1, whole genome shotgun sequence contains the following:
- the sall4 gene encoding sal-like protein 4; translated protein: MSRRKQAKPQHINSDDPGALQNGILQDDQAKETGNDVKKLRMDETKVCNKCCAEFFDEAEFLEHEKKCTKSQQVVIMKDGDGNEVPEDYSQGSPDGLLSDQDDSQSSSHSLSNGNTDNLERTEEGSSMNAEDSGQQDQTEIPVSPEMTFHSSQKMQDSNVTLETIADTKVAVSQNYSNNRSLTSSQDAIQTIPMILEQLVCLQQQQLQQIQLTEQIRIQVAMMTPQGFQSSVGAVMDPLKALGAHLSQQLSAAAALIGKRTGSQSLSMETMKQGKLPLPTSIPTSLPGGLGAMASKTDILKGIPDLASRLPAQLPQSSGVMGFTSTFNSIQAGIESSKKVKAKMLNPPPEIKNGESLYKHKCKYCGKSFGNDSALQIHLRSHTGERPFKCNICGNRFTTKGNLKVHFQRHRDKYPYIGMNPHPVPEHLDNIPTSSGIPFGMSVPMDESNMTDVAPMPGPPAVSFHPSPSPGFKTFDSFAGDQFSHRSLPSTSDGSPSVSSNVFGQETGADQNQKDTKELLGALHHMNGTSLVGEQSSGTAKLQQMVDGLEKRTSDPNECVICHRVLSCQSSLKMHYRTHTGERPYKCKICGRAFSTKGNLKAHYGVHRANTPLKMQHSCPICQKKFTNAVVLQQHIRMHMGGQIPNTPMPENQFEAAEAMESSLSEEKSMDINGFEASMEDLEPELNSQMPNDASDSLLPASEEQPPKHAAPAVFSSLDVLKNLTSALALKRQSSTASESEATSKESAPREQEYQTGRSPAVSDSAMSFHSSSPLNNNNNNRSGSKSPESAVNEFAHSVPQPACDGAAQGGTESSGALDLTASSSFIPKTIKEEPGVPEYVPGNMSFMRIPSSLASLEMKLPPENPLGAHGLFSSHMPQGTAMTSSISTAPRRSTKQHVCYTCGKNFSSASALQIHERTHTGEKPFGCNICGRAFTTKGNLKVHIGTHMWNNTSRRGQRLSLDNPMALMAMGSEAKVLPEYMQAPKELGVPPMNFDQSVWNQYAAAFSGGLTMKTNEISVIQGGGVPLPGSPAGGPLIGSTGGLVKMDESHSGLPAAIAEMEKNGSDSVPKSQFPHFMEEGKIAVNSAF